In one window of Capsicum annuum cultivar UCD-10X-F1 unplaced genomic scaffold, UCD10Xv1.1 ctg82982, whole genome shotgun sequence DNA:
- the LOC124895571 gene encoding coumaroyl-CoA:anthocyanidin 3-O-glucoside-6''-O-coumaroyltransferase 1-like — protein sequence MAHTQQVKLLECCQVSPPTGSIPSTTLPLTFLDIPWLLFPPSQPLFFYDFPHTTSHFKQTILSNFKISLSLTLQYYFPLVGNLIIPPQPSKPKITYTSGDSVTLTIKESTYDYYNHLLIHHQKGVQDFHQLVPHLPQIGELLHVDQELKYSLLAVQITIFPNCGVSIGFSKRHVVADERTSNNFLKTWAGIFRNGLELYLPVLNKNLPYCDRSIIRDTNGVEPIMWNQKNVPKLANGNFSDMVRSTFVMGRPDMEVINGWIISRSKKLFGSAQLLLSPYVVTCSFIWVCWLKANMDNIEDTIDKTEPHYFGFIAGGITRLGYPVPISYVGNCIAFGRAMARRNELLGENGILFAAKTIGDTIKELNRNVLGRVENWMSDWKVFNGSGLHMTVTGSPKVDLYSLDFGWGRPKMIEEISIDKTGDVSLCESRDMSGGIEVGLALPLAKMEAFNVFYNEGLKNLH from the coding sequence ATGGCACATACACAGCAAGTTAAACTTCTTGAATGTTGCCAAGTCTCTCCACCAACAGGTTCAATTCCATCAACTACTTTACCATTAACATTCTTGGACATACCTTGGCTTCTTTTTCCACCAAGTCAACCACTTTTTTTCTATGATTTCCCTCACACAACTTCTCATTTCAAACAAACCATTTTATCCAATTTCAAGATTTCACTTTCTTTAACACTCCAATACTATTTCCCTTTAGTAGGTAATTTAATAATTCCACCACAACCATCTAAGCCAAAAATTACCTACACCTCAGGAGACTCTGTTACATTAACCATAAAAGAGTCTACGTATGATTATTATAACCATCTTTTAATCCATCATCAGAAGGGTGTTCAAGATTTTCACCAATTAGTACCTCATTTGCCACAAATTGGTGAATTGTTACATGTGGACCAAGAGTTAAAGTACTCACTTTTGGCTGTTCAAATTACTATATTTCCTAATTGTGGTGTTTCTATTGGATTCTCCAAACGTCACGTGGTGGCTGATGAAAGAACATCTAACAATTTCTTGAAGACGTGGGCAGGTATTTTTAGAAATGGACTAGAATTGTACTTGCCTGTGTTGAACAAGAATTTGCCATACTGTGATAGGTCAATAATTCGTGACACCAATGGGGTTGAACCAATCATGTGGAACCAAAAAAATGTGCCAAAATTGGCAAATGGCAATTTTAGTGACATGGTAAGATCCACATTTGTAATGGGTCGACCCGACATGGAGGTGATCAATGGGTGGATCATATCACGGTCCAAGAAACTATTCGGGTCAGCCCAGTTGCTCCTTTCGCCCTATGTGGTGACATGTTCATTTATTTGGGTGTGTTGGTTGAAAGCTAACATGGACAACATTGAAGATACAATTGACAAAACGGAGCCCCATTACTTCGGTTTTATAGCGGGTGGTATAACCCGGTTGGGTTACCCGGTACCGATTAGTTATGTAGGTAATTGCATTGCATTTGGTAGAGCAATGGCAAGGAGAAATGAATTATTGGGAGAAAATGGTATACTTTTTGCTGCGAAGACAATTGGTGATACCATCAAGGAATTGAATAGGAATGTGTTGGGTCGGGTTGAAAATTGGATGTCCGATTGGAAAGTGTTTAATGGGTCGGGGCTCCATATGACGGTAACCGGGTCTCCGAAAGTGGATCTTTACTCGTTGGATTTCGGGTGGGGCCGACCCAAAATGATTGAAGAAATATCAATAGATAAAACAGGTGATGTATCTCTATGTGAGAGTAGAGACATGAGTGGTGGAATAGAGGTTGGTTTGGCTCTTCCATTGGCCAAAATGGAAGCCTTTAATGTTTTCTATAATGAAGGTCTCAAAAATCTTCACTGA